The following are from one region of the Moritella sp. 24 genome:
- the ubiD gene encoding 4-hydroxy-3-polyprenylbenzoate decarboxylase, translating into MKYKDLRDFIALLESKGELKRIHQEIDPYLEMTEICDRTLKAGGPALLFENPKGHTMPVLGNLFGTPDRVAMGMGRESVSELREVGQWLSYLKEPEPPKGFKELMEKVPVFKQVLNMPTKKLRKAPCQEIILTGDDVDLSKIPVQHCWPGDVAPLITWGLTITQGPYKKRQNLGIYRQQVLSKNKVIMRWLSHRGGALDFKEFQELNPGENYPVSVALGADPATILGAVTPVPDTLSEYAFAGLLRGSRTEVVKSISNDLEVPAGAEIILEGYIAPGEMAEEGPYGDHTGYYNETDSFPVFTVTHITMRKDAIYHSTYTGRPADEPAVLGVALNEVFVPILQKQFPEIVDFYLPPEGCSYRMAVVTIKKQYPGHAKRVMLGVWSFLRQFMYTKFVIVCDDDINARDWNDVIWAITTRMDPARDTTMIEHTPIDYLDFASPVSGLGSKMGMDATNKWPGETDREWGEPIVMDEKVKQRVDDLWDELAIL; encoded by the coding sequence ATGAAGTATAAAGATCTGAGAGACTTTATTGCCTTACTTGAAAGTAAAGGTGAACTAAAACGTATTCATCAAGAGATTGACCCGTATTTAGAGATGACGGAAATCTGTGACCGGACATTAAAAGCGGGCGGTCCTGCTTTATTATTTGAAAATCCAAAGGGTCATACCATGCCTGTGTTAGGCAACCTTTTTGGTACGCCAGATCGTGTTGCGATGGGGATGGGCCGTGAAAGCGTGTCAGAGTTACGTGAAGTGGGTCAGTGGTTATCTTATTTGAAAGAACCTGAGCCGCCAAAAGGCTTTAAAGAATTAATGGAAAAGGTACCTGTATTTAAACAAGTACTGAATATGCCGACCAAAAAATTGCGTAAAGCACCTTGCCAAGAGATTATATTAACGGGTGATGATGTCGATTTATCTAAAATTCCTGTACAGCATTGCTGGCCTGGTGATGTTGCGCCGCTTATTACTTGGGGTTTAACGATTACCCAAGGGCCTTATAAAAAACGCCAGAATTTAGGTATTTACCGTCAGCAAGTATTGAGTAAAAACAAAGTTATTATGCGCTGGTTATCACATCGTGGTGGTGCGTTAGACTTTAAAGAATTCCAAGAACTAAATCCTGGTGAAAACTATCCAGTGTCTGTGGCATTAGGAGCTGATCCTGCAACTATTTTAGGTGCGGTAACTCCTGTGCCTGATACGTTATCTGAATATGCCTTTGCCGGACTGTTACGTGGCAGTCGTACCGAAGTGGTTAAATCTATCTCAAATGATTTAGAAGTGCCTGCTGGCGCAGAAATTATTTTAGAAGGGTATATTGCACCGGGTGAGATGGCTGAAGAAGGTCCGTATGGTGACCACACTGGTTATTATAATGAAACGGATTCATTCCCTGTATTTACAGTTACGCATATAACGATGCGTAAAGATGCCATCTATCATTCAACTTATACTGGTCGTCCTGCTGATGAACCTGCGGTATTAGGTGTGGCGTTAAACGAAGTGTTCGTGCCTATTTTGCAAAAGCAATTTCCTGAAATTGTAGATTTTTATTTACCGCCTGAAGGTTGTTCATACCGTATGGCTGTTGTGACAATTAAGAAGCAGTATCCAGGACATGCGAAACGCGTGATGTTGGGTGTGTGGTCGTTCTTACGTCAATTCATGTATACCAAGTTTGTGATCGTATGTGACGATGACATTAATGCGCGTGATTGGAATGATGTTATTTGGGCGATTACGACACGCATGGACCCTGCACGTGATACGACTATGATTGAGCATACACCAATTGATTATCTCGATTTTGCGTCACCAGTCTCTGGACTAGGCTCTAAAATGGGCATGGATGCAACTAATAAGTGGCCTGGTGAGACAGATCGCGAATGGGGTGAGCCAATTGTGATGGATGAGAAGGTTAAGCAGCGAGTCGATGATTTATGGGACGAATTAGCGATTTTGTGA
- the rhlB gene encoding ATP-dependent RNA helicase RhlB → MSKKHLTEHKFSQFGLNANVLSGLEASGFEYCTPIQALSLPFAIQGKDVAGQAQTGTGKTIAFLAAIFHHLLKKPAAEDSPKNKPRAIILAPTRELAIQIHKDALPIAKATGLKMGLVYGGESYDIQRENLQNGVDIIIGTVGRIIDFEKQKAMDLSGVEALVLDEADRMLDQGFIKDIRYLMRKMPDPKQRLNLLFSATFTWDIRELAYQHMNEPEEVTVEAEKVTGSSITQELFHPSNDDKMALLQTLIEEEWPERAIVFANTKHKCEDIWGHLAADKHRVGLLTGDIPQKKRNSILEQFTQGKLDILVATDVAARGLHIPAVSHVFNYDLPDNCGDYVHRIGRTGRAGAKGHSISFACEKYIYNLPAIEEYIEHTIPVCHYDKSALLTDLPRPVHTKRARPGNSRTMNDRNNKTRRTGQRQHNTHNKTH, encoded by the coding sequence ATGAGCAAAAAACATCTTACAGAACATAAGTTCTCCCAGTTTGGTCTTAATGCCAATGTACTTTCTGGGTTAGAAGCGTCAGGCTTCGAATATTGTACACCAATTCAAGCGCTTAGCTTGCCATTTGCCATCCAAGGTAAAGATGTAGCCGGTCAAGCACAGACAGGTACAGGCAAAACTATTGCATTTTTAGCCGCTATTTTTCATCATTTATTGAAAAAGCCGGCCGCCGAAGATAGTCCAAAAAATAAGCCTCGCGCTATTATCTTAGCGCCAACACGCGAACTTGCAATCCAAATTCATAAAGATGCGTTACCTATCGCTAAAGCAACTGGCCTAAAAATGGGTCTAGTCTACGGTGGTGAAAGCTACGATATTCAACGTGAAAACCTTCAAAATGGTGTTGATATCATTATCGGTACTGTTGGCCGAATCATTGACTTTGAAAAACAAAAAGCAATGGATTTATCAGGTGTTGAAGCATTAGTTCTCGATGAAGCTGATCGTATGTTAGATCAAGGCTTCATTAAAGACATTCGTTATTTAATGCGCAAAATGCCAGATCCAAAACAACGCCTAAACTTACTGTTTTCAGCAACCTTTACTTGGGATATTCGTGAGCTTGCTTATCAGCACATGAATGAACCTGAAGAAGTTACCGTTGAAGCAGAAAAAGTAACGGGCAGTTCAATTACTCAAGAGCTATTCCACCCATCGAACGATGATAAAATGGCTTTATTACAAACATTGATCGAAGAAGAATGGCCAGAACGTGCGATTGTATTTGCTAATACGAAGCACAAATGTGAAGACATTTGGGGCCATCTTGCTGCTGATAAGCACCGTGTTGGTTTATTAACAGGTGATATTCCGCAGAAAAAACGTAACAGTATTCTAGAACAGTTTACTCAGGGTAAATTAGATATTCTTGTTGCGACAGATGTTGCAGCGCGTGGTCTACATATTCCTGCCGTAAGTCATGTTTTTAACTACGACTTACCAGACAACTGTGGTGATTACGTTCACCGTATTGGCCGTACTGGTCGTGCTGGTGCAAAAGGTCATTCAATTAGTTTCGCTTGTGAAAAATATATCTATAATTTACCTGCGATTGAAGAATACATTGAACATACAATTCCTGTTTGTCATTACGATAAATCAGCATTATTAACTGACTTACCTCGACCAGTTCACACTAAACGTGCACGTCCGGGTAACTCAAGAACAATGAATGATCGTAATAACAAAACGCGTCGTACTGGCCAACGCCAGCATAATACGCATAATAAAACCCATTAA
- a CDS encoding uroporphyrinogen-III C-methyltransferase: protein MTDKKNSSQSANTKTTNKGTTDTSNTITTEGKSASKAGVVTGAIAILLTLGLGAGLYYHSHQQNQLQQQVLSKLQAQLQDQKDTQQSLRLELNEDKQTVASQLKQTTEQLSKIQNSEKLTAAQLETVQLAIANLKMRNPNEWMLAEAEYLIRIAGRKIALEQDIDTSLALLSSASRRLTQLNDPSLLPLRKVIEQDITTLSKLERIDHDGLALKLAVQAEEVDNLVLAGFTRPEVVKTDTALSSNSADWKANLSKSWKSFSDNFITIRRQDNSVDALLSPQTAWYLTENLKTQLLQAELAIYRQDQAKFKHSLKTAETWIKRYYDVNQPTTKSMLASLETLSKATITTAYPTKLNSAALIQTTIRDRKIKALADNTGAE, encoded by the coding sequence ATGACAGACAAAAAGAATAGCAGTCAAAGTGCCAACACTAAAACAACAAACAAAGGCACGACTGACACATCAAACACGATTACAACGGAAGGTAAATCAGCAAGTAAAGCTGGTGTTGTCACCGGGGCAATAGCAATTTTATTAACGCTAGGTCTTGGTGCTGGTCTTTATTATCATAGTCACCAACAAAATCAGCTGCAGCAACAAGTATTATCAAAGCTACAAGCCCAGCTTCAAGATCAAAAAGACACGCAGCAATCATTACGTTTAGAATTAAACGAAGATAAGCAGACCGTTGCAAGTCAATTAAAACAAACAACAGAACAGCTAAGTAAGATCCAAAATAGCGAAAAGCTAACAGCGGCTCAATTAGAAACCGTACAGCTCGCGATTGCGAATCTTAAAATGCGTAACCCCAATGAATGGATGCTGGCAGAGGCGGAATACTTAATCCGTATCGCTGGACGTAAAATAGCACTAGAACAGGACATTGATACGAGCCTAGCGTTATTATCTTCAGCAAGCCGTCGTCTGACACAACTCAATGATCCAAGCTTATTACCACTACGTAAAGTGATTGAGCAAGATATTACAACACTGAGTAAATTAGAGCGTATTGATCATGATGGCTTAGCCCTAAAACTGGCTGTTCAAGCAGAAGAAGTTGATAACTTAGTATTAGCAGGCTTCACTCGTCCTGAAGTCGTTAAGACTGACACCGCATTATCAAGTAATAGTGCTGACTGGAAAGCAAACTTAAGCAAGTCTTGGAAATCATTCAGTGATAACTTCATCACTATCCGTCGCCAAGATAACTCTGTCGATGCTTTACTATCACCACAAACAGCATGGTATTTAACTGAAAACTTAAAAACTCAGTTATTACAAGCTGAGCTAGCAATATACCGCCAAGACCAAGCCAAATTTAAGCACTCTCTGAAGACAGCTGAAACTTGGATTAAGCGCTACTACGATGTAAACCAGCCAACGACAAAAAGTATGCTAGCGAGCCTAGAAACATTAAGCAAAGCGACAATCACAACAGCATACCCAACCAAATTAAACAGTGCGGCACTGATTCAAACCACAATCAGAGATCGTAAAATCAAAGCATTAGCTGATAACACTGGTGCTGAATAA
- the hemB gene encoding porphobilinogen synthase: MSKTILGGFPNRRPRRNRKNDFSRRLVAEHQLTVNDLIYPMFVLEGTGRRETIASMPGVERLSIDLLLEEAKELVALGIPMIAIFPVTPLEQKSLLAEEAYNHDGLAQKAVRALKESFPELGVMTDVALDPFTTHGQDGIIDDSGYILNDITTDILVKQALSHAAAGADVVAPSDMMDGRIGAIRAALEEAGHVNTQIMAYSAKYASNYYGPFRDAVGSASNLKGGSKVTYQMDPANSDEALHEVAMDIEEGADMVMVKPGMPYLDIVRRVKDEFGVPTFAYQVSGEYAMHMAAIQNGWLKEKECVLESLLCFKRAGADGVLTYFAKRVAIWLKENNA; the protein is encoded by the coding sequence GTGAGTAAAACTATTCTAGGTGGCTTCCCAAACCGTCGCCCTCGTCGTAATCGTAAAAATGATTTTTCTCGCCGTTTAGTTGCAGAGCATCAATTAACTGTTAATGACCTTATTTATCCTATGTTTGTACTTGAAGGTACAGGCCGTCGTGAGACGATCGCATCAATGCCTGGTGTTGAACGTTTATCGATAGATCTACTATTAGAAGAAGCGAAAGAGTTGGTTGCGTTGGGTATTCCGATGATTGCTATCTTCCCTGTAACACCATTAGAGCAAAAAAGCTTACTTGCTGAAGAAGCGTATAATCATGATGGATTAGCACAGAAAGCGGTTCGAGCGTTAAAAGAGTCATTCCCTGAATTAGGTGTGATGACGGATGTGGCATTAGACCCGTTCACGACTCATGGCCAAGATGGCATTATTGATGATAGTGGTTATATCCTTAATGATATTACGACTGATATTTTAGTGAAACAGGCACTCTCTCATGCAGCTGCTGGTGCTGATGTTGTTGCACCTTCAGATATGATGGATGGTCGTATTGGCGCTATTCGTGCTGCCTTAGAAGAAGCGGGTCATGTAAATACACAAATAATGGCTTACTCTGCAAAGTATGCATCGAACTATTACGGGCCTTTCCGCGACGCGGTTGGTTCTGCAAGCAATTTGAAAGGTGGCAGCAAGGTTACTTATCAAATGGATCCGGCAAACTCTGATGAAGCGTTACATGAAGTAGCGATGGATATTGAAGAGGGGGCAGATATGGTGATGGTAAAACCGGGTATGCCTTATCTGGATATCGTTCGTCGTGTTAAAGATGAATTTGGTGTACCAACGTTTGCGTACCAAGTGAGTGGTGAGTATGCGATGCATATGGCTGCTATTCAAAACGGTTGGCTAAAAGAGAAAGAGTGCGTATTAGAGTCGTTACTATGCTTTAAGCGTGCGGGTGCTGACGGTGTCTTAACGTATTTTGCAAAACGTGTCGCTATCTGGCTGAAAGAAAATAATGCTTAA
- the rho gene encoding transcription termination factor Rho → MNLTELKNTPVSELVKLGESMGLENLARLRKQDIIFSILKAHAKSGEDIFGNGVLEILQDGFGFLRSADSSYLAGPDDIYVSPSQIRRFNLRTGDTVGGKIRPPKDGERYFALLKIDQVNFDRPENSRNKILFENLTPIHPNERLRLERGNGSTEDITARILDLSAPIGKGQRGLIVAPPKAGKTMLLQNIASSIALNHPDATLMVLLIDERPEEVTEMQRLVRGEVIASTFDEPANRHVQVAEMMIEKAKRLVEHKKDVIILLDSVTRLARAYNTVTPSSGKILSGGVDANALHRPKRFFGAARNVEEGGSLTIIATALIDTGSKMDEVIYEEFKGTGNQELHLNRKIAERRVYPAIDFTRSGTRREELLTDKAELQKMWILRKIVHPMGEIDAMEFLIDKLAMTKTNDQFFEAMKKQKS, encoded by the coding sequence ATGAATTTAACCGAATTAAAAAACACACCAGTTTCTGAACTTGTAAAACTGGGCGAATCTATGGGTCTAGAAAATCTGGCTCGCTTAAGAAAACAAGACATCATCTTTTCTATCCTAAAAGCTCACGCTAAAAGTGGTGAAGACATTTTTGGTAATGGTGTTTTAGAAATTTTACAAGATGGCTTTGGTTTCTTGCGTTCAGCAGACAGCTCTTATCTCGCCGGCCCTGACGATATCTATGTATCACCAAGTCAGATTCGTCGCTTTAACTTGCGAACGGGCGATACGGTAGGTGGTAAAATCCGCCCGCCTAAAGATGGCGAACGCTATTTTGCCCTGTTAAAGATTGACCAAGTTAACTTTGACCGCCCTGAAAACTCTCGTAATAAAATCCTCTTTGAAAACCTTACTCCAATCCACCCGAATGAACGTCTTCGTTTAGAACGTGGTAATGGTAGTACCGAAGATATCACTGCACGTATTCTTGATTTAAGTGCACCGATCGGTAAAGGTCAACGTGGTTTAATTGTGGCACCACCGAAAGCTGGTAAAACAATGTTATTACAAAACATTGCCTCTTCAATTGCACTAAATCATCCTGATGCGACATTGATGGTTCTACTTATCGATGAACGTCCGGAAGAAGTAACAGAGATGCAGCGTTTGGTTCGTGGTGAAGTAATTGCTTCAACATTTGATGAACCAGCTAACCGCCACGTGCAAGTTGCGGAAATGATGATCGAAAAAGCGAAACGACTTGTAGAACACAAGAAAGACGTGATCATCTTACTTGATTCTGTAACGCGTCTAGCACGTGCTTACAATACAGTGACGCCATCATCAGGTAAGATTTTATCTGGTGGTGTTGATGCTAATGCATTACACCGTCCGAAGCGTTTCTTCGGTGCAGCGCGTAATGTAGAAGAAGGTGGTTCTTTAACTATTATCGCAACAGCATTGATTGATACTGGTTCGAAAATGGATGAAGTAATTTACGAAGAATTTAAAGGTACTGGTAACCAAGAGTTACACCTTAACCGTAAAATTGCTGAGCGTCGTGTTTATCCTGCGATTGATTTCACTCGTTCAGGTACACGTCGTGAAGAACTATTAACAGATAAAGCAGAGCTACAAAAAATGTGGATCCTACGTAAAATCGTGCACCCAATGGGTGAGATTGATGCGATGGAATTCCTAATTGATAAGTTAGCAATGACGAAAACCAATGATCAATTCTTCGAAGCAATGAAGAAGCAAAAATCATAA
- the trxA gene encoding thioredoxin TrxA translates to MSDKIIQLTDAAFDMDVLNSELPVLVDFWAEWCGPCKMIAPILSEVAEEYAGKVTIGKLNIDQNSGTPPKFGIRGIPTLLLFKNGAVAATKVGALSKAQLQSFLEENL, encoded by the coding sequence ATGAGCGACAAAATTATTCAGCTAACTGATGCTGCTTTCGATATGGACGTTTTAAATTCAGAATTACCAGTACTGGTAGATTTCTGGGCTGAATGGTGTGGACCTTGCAAAATGATCGCACCAATCTTAAGCGAAGTTGCTGAAGAGTATGCGGGTAAGGTTACAATCGGTAAATTAAATATTGATCAAAACTCAGGCACACCACCTAAATTTGGTATTCGTGGTATCCCGACTTTATTGTTATTTAAAAATGGCGCTGTAGCAGCGACAAAAGTTGGTGCACTATCAAAAGCACAATTACAAAGTTTTCTTGAAGAGAACCTGTAA
- a CDS encoding heme biosynthesis HemY N-terminal domain-containing protein, which translates to MVRFIILLALLLAGAIGAPYLMGNKGYVMIAAGDYVIDATVSSAVVMVIAFYFSLLGLEALINKLTHSLGWFNRYHQARAKIQTEKGILALASGDFKKAETLTVKAAKKAQVPVLNYLAAAESAQGLGNEEKRDKYLLLAHENADKNTFAVELTQVKLQIKQQQFEQAFASLSTLHEKHPKHKVVLALFKDVCIERKEWGQLLALVPQLQKQKLLNAAEADELSKNSHFQHLGEIAKQQGSTGLLDTWSSLPKALKHDGRYLAETANLLMGRNDHQSAYLLMMDALSNELYPELISLTPKLNLSDYHALIERLKRLQKTREGSGLLAVSIGQLMVKEGRWKEAVEELKQGINQSPSTSAYCALAHAYEKLGLVNDANSTYKQSLSYHQQA; encoded by the coding sequence ATGGTTAGATTTATAATATTACTCGCTCTGCTTCTTGCAGGTGCAATCGGTGCTCCTTATTTAATGGGCAATAAAGGTTATGTCATGATCGCTGCCGGTGACTATGTTATTGACGCAACAGTCAGTAGCGCAGTCGTCATGGTGATTGCTTTTTACTTTTCTTTATTAGGTTTAGAAGCGCTAATCAACAAGTTAACTCACAGCTTAGGTTGGTTTAATCGCTACCATCAAGCACGTGCGAAAATACAAACTGAAAAAGGTATTTTAGCGCTGGCAAGTGGCGACTTTAAAAAAGCAGAAACGTTAACAGTAAAAGCCGCAAAGAAAGCACAAGTACCAGTATTGAACTACCTTGCTGCAGCAGAATCTGCCCAAGGATTAGGTAACGAAGAAAAGCGTGATAAGTATTTATTATTAGCGCACGAAAATGCAGATAAAAACACATTCGCTGTTGAATTAACGCAGGTTAAATTACAAATTAAACAACAGCAATTTGAACAAGCTTTTGCATCTCTATCAACATTACATGAAAAACATCCAAAACATAAAGTCGTACTGGCGCTGTTTAAAGATGTATGTATTGAACGAAAAGAATGGGGTCAATTACTTGCTCTTGTTCCACAACTGCAAAAACAAAAATTACTTAACGCTGCAGAAGCAGATGAATTAAGTAAAAATAGTCACTTCCAACATTTAGGTGAAATAGCAAAACAACAAGGTAGTACAGGTTTACTTGATACTTGGAGCTCTCTACCTAAAGCCCTTAAACATGATGGTCGCTATTTAGCTGAAACAGCAAATCTATTGATGGGTCGTAATGATCATCAATCAGCTTACCTGCTGATGATGGATGCATTAAGTAATGAACTATATCCGGAATTAATTAGCTTAACGCCAAAATTAAATCTCAGTGATTACCATGCGTTAATCGAACGACTAAAACGTTTACAGAAAACACGTGAAGGTTCAGGTCTATTAGCTGTGTCTATCGGCCAGTTAATGGTGAAAGAAGGCCGCTGGAAGGAAGCTGTAGAAGAGTTAAAGCAAGGTATAAACCAATCGCCGTCTACCTCAGCTTATTGCGCTCTAGCACACGCTTACGAGAAACTTGGTCTTGTTAACGATGCGAACTCAACCTATAAGCAAAGCTTAAGTTACCATCAGCAAGCCTAA
- the gppA gene encoding guanosine-5'-triphosphate,3'-diphosphate diphosphatase, whose protein sequence is MSKKSSSNLYAVIDLGSNSFHMLVVREINNSLQTVAKVKRKVRLAAGLDANNNLNQAALQRGWDCLSLFAEQLQDIPTANIRIVGTATLRLAKNVAVFLATAEKILAHPVNIISGEQEAALIYKGVAYTSSGQGNRLVVDIGGASTELIIGEQAQAKLLYSFKMGCVTWLNNYFADGKLNQHNFTQAINAAKAVLNPLQDKYLTIGWETCIGASGTIQALQEIMVAQGENEQITLTKLHRIQQQAIACGDIENLNIKGLAAERKPVFTSGLAILTALFESLSINNMFLAGGALREGVIYEMTGLRASNNVRQQTVNGLMVKHQLDLKQAERVKNTALKAFDQSKMLISEDDAQAGPLLAYVSSLHEIGLSIDYKNAPQHAAYIIDHTDMLGFTKAQKQLLSALLINQRDELNLSLLEKQSALSYSVALQLCRILRVSYSLALRRTDGTIPEFSLALADDNSMLITLPKQWLAQHPLRAAALDSEQKLQAKHNLILEVEEQ, encoded by the coding sequence GTGAGTAAAAAAAGTTCGTCAAATTTATATGCTGTTATTGACCTTGGTTCAAATAGCTTTCATATGCTGGTTGTTCGTGAAATTAACAACAGTCTACAAACTGTTGCTAAAGTGAAGCGTAAGGTAAGACTTGCCGCGGGCCTTGATGCAAACAATAATCTTAATCAAGCCGCATTGCAGCGAGGTTGGGATTGCTTAAGTTTGTTTGCAGAACAGTTACAGGATATTCCAACAGCGAATATTCGAATTGTAGGGACAGCGACATTACGCTTAGCCAAAAATGTCGCGGTATTTCTCGCAACAGCAGAAAAAATATTGGCTCATCCGGTGAATATCATTTCCGGTGAACAAGAAGCTGCGCTTATCTATAAAGGTGTTGCCTATACCAGCAGTGGTCAAGGTAATCGCCTAGTCGTAGATATAGGCGGAGCAAGCACTGAGCTCATTATTGGTGAACAAGCACAAGCAAAGTTACTTTATAGCTTTAAAATGGGTTGTGTGACGTGGTTAAATAATTACTTTGCAGACGGTAAGCTCAATCAACACAACTTTACGCAGGCCATTAATGCTGCAAAAGCGGTCTTGAACCCTCTGCAAGATAAATACTTAACCATTGGCTGGGAAACATGTATCGGAGCTTCCGGTACTATCCAGGCACTACAAGAAATCATGGTAGCACAGGGTGAGAATGAACAAATCACACTGACTAAGTTACACCGGATCCAACAACAAGCGATTGCCTGTGGTGATATTGAAAACCTCAATATTAAAGGTTTAGCTGCAGAGCGAAAACCTGTATTCACAAGTGGCTTAGCCATTTTAACCGCTTTATTTGAAAGCCTTTCAATCAACAACATGTTTTTAGCCGGTGGTGCATTAAGAGAAGGCGTCATTTATGAAATGACCGGACTTCGCGCCAGCAATAACGTACGCCAACAAACGGTTAATGGCTTGATGGTCAAACATCAGTTAGATCTAAAGCAAGCCGAGCGCGTTAAAAACACCGCATTGAAAGCTTTTGATCAAAGCAAAATGCTTATTTCAGAAGACGATGCACAAGCAGGGCCTTTACTTGCTTACGTTAGTAGCTTACATGAAATAGGCCTCTCGATTGATTATAAGAATGCACCACAACATGCCGCTTATATTATCGATCACACAGATATGCTTGGTTTTACCAAAGCACAAAAACAACTGCTTTCTGCATTATTGATTAATCAACGCGATGAATTAAATCTTTCTCTGTTAGAAAAACAATCCGCATTGAGTTATTCGGTTGCACTACAACTATGCCGTATTTTAAGAGTGTCATACTCATTAGCGTTACGTCGTACCGATGGTACAATTCCAGAGTTCTCACTTGCACTCGCTGACGATAACAGTATGTTAATCACGCTACCTAAACAGTGGTTAGCACAGCACCCATTACGTGCAGCAGCATTAGATAGTGAACAGAAATTACAGGCTAAACATAATTTAATCTTAGAAGTTGAAGAGCAATAG
- the fre gene encoding NAD(P)H-flavin reductase codes for MLRIKCEVTLLESYTDTVFNVKLKPEQKVEFQAGQYLMVVMAEDDKRPFSIASNPSNDDILELHIGASEQNSYAMQVVERLKTGSIEVELPGGNAGLREESERPLVLIAGGTGFSYTKSILERAVEVSKRPVSLYWGAREASHLYAFSLAQELADANPQVTFIPVVEIAPEEWSGKVGQVHKVVMDDVTDLAACDIYIAGRFEMAGAARNDFAPLGVKEHLYGDAFEFI; via the coding sequence ATGTTAAGAATTAAGTGTGAAGTGACGTTATTAGAGTCGTATACAGATACTGTATTTAATGTGAAATTAAAACCTGAGCAGAAGGTTGAGTTTCAAGCTGGACAATATCTAATGGTGGTCATGGCTGAAGACGACAAGCGCCCATTTTCTATTGCTTCAAACCCAAGTAATGATGATATTTTAGAATTACACATTGGTGCATCTGAACAAAATTCATATGCAATGCAAGTGGTGGAAAGACTAAAAACAGGTTCTATTGAAGTTGAATTACCAGGTGGTAATGCAGGGCTAAGAGAAGAATCAGAGCGTCCTTTAGTACTTATTGCTGGCGGTACTGGTTTTTCTTATACAAAATCTATTTTAGAACGCGCTGTTGAAGTGAGCAAACGCCCAGTTTCATTATACTGGGGTGCACGTGAAGCATCACATCTATATGCATTTTCATTAGCACAAGAACTTGCTGATGCTAACCCACAGGTGACATTTATCCCTGTTGTGGAAATTGCACCAGAAGAATGGTCAGGTAAAGTCGGTCAGGTTCATAAAGTTGTAATGGATGATGTTACTGATTTAGCTGCATGTGATATTTATATTGCAGGTCGTTTTGAAATGGCCGGTGCTGCACGTAATGATTTTGCTCCTCTTGGTGTAAAAGAACATTTATACGGCGATGCATTTGAATTTATTTAA
- a CDS encoding uroporphyrinogen-III synthase: protein MKIRALITRPRAKGEQLVRLIEAANGAALCCPFIEISAGGQFDKVSSLLEKLQPDDYIIAISDNAVNYANTSLINANKAWPQQVNYIAVGPTTAKCWHKYGIDHAKIPRTHDSEGVLALLTNTQVEHKNIVILRGNGGRETMAEDLTKRTANVTYCEVYQRTAPYYEPEQLVNKWQQFAINSVIITSGEILGNLIKTIPYTALPWILNLHFIVPSQRIAALANELGIEHVTIASGASNNSLFNAVKQLDMQIGIS, encoded by the coding sequence ATGAAAATAAGGGCGTTAATCACTCGCCCACGCGCTAAAGGCGAGCAATTAGTTCGCCTGATTGAGGCAGCCAACGGGGCTGCCTTATGCTGCCCTTTTATCGAAATATCAGCAGGAGGACAGTTCGATAAAGTCAGTTCATTACTGGAAAAATTGCAACCAGATGACTATATTATTGCCATAAGTGATAATGCTGTAAATTATGCTAATACCAGTTTAATCAATGCAAATAAAGCTTGGCCACAGCAAGTTAACTATATTGCAGTGGGTCCAACAACAGCAAAATGCTGGCATAAATACGGTATAGACCACGCTAAAATACCCCGAACACACGACAGTGAAGGCGTATTAGCGCTCCTCACTAACACACAAGTAGAACACAAAAACATTGTTATTCTACGTGGTAATGGTGGTCGAGAAACGATGGCTGAAGATCTCACTAAACGTACCGCTAACGTGACATATTGTGAAGTTTATCAACGCACTGCTCCCTATTATGAACCAGAGCAACTGGTTAATAAGTGGCAACAATTCGCTATTAATAGTGTTATTATCACTAGTGGTGAAATCCTAGGTAACCTAATAAAAACGATACCCTACACAGCGTTACCTTGGATACTAAACTTACACTTTATTGTTCCTAGCCAACGAATAGCAGCTCTTGCTAATGAGTTAGGAATAGAACACGTCACCATTGCTAGTGGTGCATCAAATAATTCATTATTTAATGCTGTTAAGCAATTGGATATGCAGATAGGAATAAGCTAA